A region of Bacteroidota bacterium DNA encodes the following proteins:
- a CDS encoding hemolysin family protein, giving the protein MTLLLVYVAIAIGVSFICSIMEAVLLSVTPAYIGALEENNPSASARLKELKEDVDEPLSGILTLNTFAHTVGATGAGAQAAAVFGDASVWIMSAVGLFSGVLTLGILILSEIIPKTIGAVYWKSLAPGVASVLQSRLFRWPMLPFVWMSKGLTRLIARGQKEQSISREELVAMANIGVEEGVFAAQESQILTNLLRLGSLRTKDVMTPRTVLVAFTEDTTAAEAAEQPLQFSRLPIYDSNLDSITGYVLKDDLLQRAADDEGDTPLAALRRDLLTVPDSLPLMTLFQKLLEGRDHIALVVGEYGGTSGIVTMEDVVETLLGTEIVDEADTEQDMQHLARRQWAQRARRLGLLDDVDLDNLDDATRDAAERVGGLEPDA; this is encoded by the coding sequence ATGACGCTCCTACTCGTCTACGTCGCCATCGCCATCGGCGTCTCCTTCATATGCTCCATCATGGAGGCCGTCCTGCTGAGCGTCACCCCCGCCTACATCGGCGCGCTGGAGGAAAACAACCCGAGCGCCAGCGCCCGCCTCAAGGAGTTGAAGGAGGATGTCGACGAGCCCCTATCCGGCATTCTCACGCTGAACACGTTCGCGCACACCGTCGGTGCCACGGGCGCGGGTGCCCAGGCCGCCGCCGTCTTCGGCGACGCCTCGGTGTGGATCATGTCCGCCGTCGGGCTCTTCTCGGGCGTCCTCACGCTCGGCATCCTCATCTTGTCCGAGATCATCCCCAAGACCATCGGCGCGGTCTACTGGAAGAGCTTGGCCCCCGGGGTCGCGAGCGTGCTCCAGTCGCGGCTCTTCCGCTGGCCGATGCTGCCCTTTGTGTGGATGTCGAAGGGCCTGACGCGGCTGATCGCGCGGGGCCAGAAGGAGCAGTCGATCTCACGCGAGGAGCTCGTAGCGATGGCCAACATCGGCGTCGAGGAGGGTGTGTTTGCGGCGCAGGAGTCGCAGATCCTCACCAACCTGCTGCGCCTCGGCTCGCTGCGCACCAAGGACGTGATGACGCCGCGCACCGTGCTCGTCGCCTTCACCGAGGACACGACGGCCGCCGAGGCCGCCGAGCAGCCCCTCCAGTTCTCCCGCCTCCCGATCTACGACAGTAACCTCGACAGCATCACGGGCTACGTGCTCAAGGACGACCTCCTCCAGCGCGCCGCCGACGATGAGGGCGACACCCCGCTCGCCGCGCTGCGCCGCGACCTGCTCACGGTCCCGGACTCGCTGCCGCTGATGACGCTCTTCCAGAAGCTGCTCGAAGGCCGCGACCACATCGCGCTCGTCGTGGGCGAGTACGGCGGCACCTCGGGCATCGTCACGATGGAGGACGTGGTGGAGACGCTGCTGGGCACGGAGATCGTGGACGAGGCCGACACCGAGCAGGACATGCAGCACCTCGCTCGTCGCCAATGGGCGCAGCGCGCCCGCCGCCTCGGTCTCCTCGACGACGTGGACCTCGACAACCTGGACGACGCCACGCGCGACGCCGCGGAGCGCGTCGGTGGCCTGGAGCCCGACGCGTAG
- the queC gene encoding 7-cyano-7-deazaguanine synthase QueC, producing the protein MEAPPSSTPRPRQPRRALVLFSGGQDSTTCLFWALHPDFGGFDEVHAVAFRYGQKHAVELEQAQAIADTAGVPLTVLDITGLLSGSALTEHEKDVSAAHDLAPDLPASFVPGRNAVFLTVAASFAYTRGITDLVGGMCQTDYSGYPDCRRVFVDSLQTTMTLALDRDLRVHTPLMYLTKAETWKLARDLGLVDGVDVLEAVRTMSHTDYNGDRSTLHEWGYGRLDNPASELRATGYAEAKANGWV; encoded by the coding sequence ATGGAAGCGCCTCCTTCAAGCACGCCTCGCCCCCGTCAACCGCGCCGCGCGCTCGTCCTCTTTTCGGGCGGCCAGGACTCGACGACCTGCCTCTTCTGGGCCCTTCACCCCGATTTTGGCGGCTTCGACGAGGTTCATGCGGTCGCGTTTCGCTACGGCCAGAAGCACGCCGTCGAGCTCGAACAAGCCCAGGCAATCGCCGACACGGCGGGCGTGCCGCTGACGGTGCTCGACATCACGGGGCTCCTCTCCGGCAGCGCCCTCACCGAGCACGAGAAGGACGTCAGCGCGGCCCACGACCTCGCGCCCGACCTTCCGGCCTCGTTCGTGCCGGGGCGCAACGCCGTGTTCCTCACGGTGGCGGCGTCGTTTGCCTACACGCGCGGCATCACCGACCTCGTCGGCGGCATGTGCCAGACCGATTACTCAGGGTATCCGGACTGCCGCCGCGTCTTCGTGGACAGCCTCCAGACAACGATGACACTCGCGCTCGACCGGGACCTGCGCGTCCACACGCCGCTAATGTACCTCACCAAAGCGGAGACGTGGAAGCTCGCTCGCGACCTCGGCCTCGTCGACGGCGTCGATGTGCTAGAGGCGGTCCGGACGATGAGCCACACCGACTACAACGGCGACCGCTCGACGCTGCACGAGTGGGGCTACGGGCGCCTCGACAACCCCGCGTCGGAACTGCGGGCCACAGGCTATGCCGAGGCGAAAGCCAACGGATGGGTATGA
- a CDS encoding TetR/AcrR family transcriptional regulator: MTPVSPAAPARPDQGLSRRERERLARRAAMLDAATALFAEKGYASATLDEVAERAEFGKGTLYNYFPGGKEELLFAVFDDLYDGLTALLSEHLADTNGQPVREVYRSLIARLMQHFTLNQAAFFLLIKEVQRMMIEGEEAKAVRLMRRRDEILGIMAGPLEAAMEAGTLRRLPVEPVVHTIMGNVKGILMYLNPPPGCEAPAEAPWQSIDEVADFLTTVLFDGMCVHPAA, encoded by the coding sequence ATGACGCCTGTCTCGCCTGCTGCTCCCGCCCGCCCGGACCAGGGCCTGTCCCGCCGCGAACGCGAGCGCCTCGCCCGCCGTGCGGCCATGCTCGACGCCGCCACCGCGCTCTTCGCTGAGAAAGGCTATGCCAGCGCGACCCTAGACGAGGTCGCCGAGCGCGCCGAGTTCGGCAAGGGCACGCTCTACAACTACTTCCCCGGCGGCAAGGAGGAACTCCTCTTCGCCGTCTTCGACGACCTCTACGACGGGCTCACCGCGCTCCTCAGCGAGCACCTCGCCGATACCAACGGGCAGCCCGTGCGTGAAGTCTACCGGAGCCTGATCGCCCGGCTGATGCAGCACTTCACGCTCAACCAGGCGGCCTTCTTCCTGCTCATCAAGGAGGTGCAGCGCATGATGATCGAAGGCGAGGAAGCGAAAGCGGTGCGGCTCATGCGCCGCCGCGACGAGATCCTCGGCATCATGGCAGGCCCGCTCGAAGCCGCGATGGAAGCCGGAACGCTCCGCCGCCTCCCCGTCGAGCCCGTCGTCCACACGATCATGGGCAACGTCAAGGGCATCCTCATGTATCTCAACCCGCCGCCCGGTTGCGAGGCTCCTGCCGAAGCACCTTGGCAGTCGATCGACGAGGTGGCCGACTTCCTGACGACGGTGCTGTTCGACGGCATGTGCGTCCACCCCGCCGCCTGA
- a CDS encoding RNA methyltransferase yields MSALAPLPYADGFVFDGVTYAPDEVVARLAPLLLDPRKARIAEAVARRTYTVVPVLEGVHDAGNLNAVLRSAEGLGYGAAHLVALEGDADKLGQRLAARAAAPLAAPVTDLAADLDLDDPSKVASRVSQGAHRWLDFYRWTTPAAFAAHARELGYRIAATHLSADAVPIDTVDFTVPTALVLGNEQRGVSDDLLALADLNVVLPIDGFIQSYNISVAAALALYHARQDRLARQGRHGDLTPAQQIALTASYYLRSVPHHAAVLAAGR; encoded by the coding sequence GTGTCCGCCCTCGCCCCCCTGCCCTACGCCGACGGCTTCGTCTTCGATGGCGTGACGTATGCTCCCGACGAGGTCGTCGCGCGGCTCGCGCCGCTGCTCTTGGACCCGCGCAAGGCGCGCATCGCTGAGGCCGTGGCGCGGCGCACCTACACCGTCGTACCGGTGCTCGAAGGCGTTCACGACGCGGGCAACCTCAACGCCGTCCTCCGCAGCGCCGAGGGCCTCGGCTACGGGGCCGCGCACCTCGTCGCGCTCGAAGGCGATGCCGACAAGCTCGGGCAGCGCCTCGCCGCCCGCGCCGCCGCGCCACTGGCCGCCCCCGTCACCGACCTGGCCGCTGACCTCGACCTGGACGACCCCTCGAAGGTAGCCTCGCGCGTCAGCCAGGGCGCCCACCGCTGGCTCGACTTCTACCGCTGGACCACGCCTGCCGCCTTCGCCGCGCACGCCCGCGAACTCGGCTACCGCATCGCCGCGACGCACCTCAGCGCCGACGCCGTGCCCATCGACACCGTTGACTTCACCGTGCCGACGGCCCTGGTGCTGGGCAACGAGCAGCGCGGCGTCTCGGACGACCTCCTCGCCCTCGCCGACCTCAACGTCGTCCTCCCCATCGACGGCTTCATCCAGAGCTACAATATCTCCGTCGCGGCCGCGCTCGCGCTCTACCATGCCCGCCAGGATCGCCTCGCCCGCCAGGGCCGCCACGGCGACCTCACGCCCGCCCAGCAGATCGCGCTCACGGCGAGCTACTACCTCCGCTCTGTTCCGCACCACGCCGCCGTCCTGGCCGCGGGTCGGTGA
- a CDS encoding response regulator, which produces MATPTPLGAAALRQLFDHAPVSMGLVELRPDGVLHLIGNEATDRISDTNGPDLAGRFFPEDDDPTGVVELFSRHYEEARDTNEPIRFSYEQASPIGTRYLVATVSYVGESEAGVPRFTYVIDDQTSETLALLDMEATQERLRAFVEHMPNPVAMVDREMRYLAVSHRWIRDYRLDEPDVLGRSHYEVFPETPDAWKAVHQRCLAGAVESNDGEAFVRADGRIDWVRWEVRPWTDVEGEIGGLVMYTEVITDEVELAQARRESEQRFEAIFHSMFQFIGLMKPDGTLLEANTTALAFADLNPEDVVGKPFWECHWWTVSEETQSYLRDQIARAAQGEFVRYNAEVLGTEGHTAVIDFSIKPVLDEHGDVVMLISEGRDVTEQVQTRTALETSQRRLRTVLDNIPMVLFATDAEGVVTLSDGSGLTKLGMTPGEIEGQNVFDLYAASETVADGLHRVLAGAPTQYTSEIGPLVYETYGVPTFDDEGAVNGMLGVGLDITDRAAAERNLQERADRSMLLYDIAARDGLPYDDHIRYALAETTRMLGLDYSLVSRVEGVPGDPDALYTVDMSFARQGGAHPPGTQFSLQDTYGRFVWDNDDTVATITHMGESEHREAACYAKFGLEAFIGITVSVGNRPYGTLSFSSTTPRPGGFSEADRDLVQMLAQWIGVLVEQREAERILLDARDRAQAANRAKSAFLAAMSHEIRTPMNSVIGFAELLGMTELTPQQHGYVDRIMRSGEHLLGLIEDLLDFSKIEAGEMQLAQEPFALEPVVRGVLEALAPQAAGKQLDLAYDLDDTVPSRLVGDERRFQQVLINLVGNAIKFTEEGRVEVEVTTEDDGPDTRLLIHVRDTGIGMDADVQARIFKAFTQADLSTTRRFGGTGLGLAISGRLATLMHGTIQVASTPDVGSTFTLNIPLRPAYTTRRVVVGASQTPLAGHTVLLVDDEDESRAILAEHLEQWGMKVFAVTNSDEALRLLLDGYAFDIGVLDMMLPGTTGLDLARVIRTTPTGGALPLVVVSSALERVHAPGLVDAVLLKPLDWRVLYERLVQALERQRMRTNAPSFQAVTNAPAPDASPPRLRVLVAEDQPDNQFVVLNMLQMLGVDVVVANDGIEAVEQVEQHVFDVVLMDVQMPRLDGVEATRRIRTQIAPDHQPRIIALTAHALAEERRRCMDAGMDGFITKPFSFEQLAAELRLGALGGTTVGRA; this is translated from the coding sequence ATGGCTACCCCAACGCCTCTCGGCGCCGCTGCCCTGCGCCAGCTCTTCGACCACGCCCCGGTGAGCATGGGGCTTGTGGAGCTCCGCCCCGACGGCGTCCTCCACCTCATCGGCAACGAGGCCACCGACCGCATCAGCGACACGAACGGCCCCGACCTGGCTGGCCGATTCTTCCCCGAGGACGACGACCCCACGGGCGTCGTGGAATTGTTTTCTCGGCACTATGAGGAGGCCCGAGACACGAACGAGCCCATCCGCTTCAGCTACGAGCAGGCTAGCCCCATCGGCACGCGCTACCTCGTAGCCACGGTGAGCTACGTCGGCGAGAGCGAGGCGGGCGTCCCGCGCTTCACCTACGTAATCGACGACCAGACGAGCGAGACGCTCGCTCTGCTCGACATGGAGGCTACGCAGGAGCGCCTGCGCGCTTTCGTGGAGCACATGCCCAACCCGGTGGCCATGGTGGACCGCGAAATGCGCTACCTTGCCGTGAGCCACCGCTGGATCCGCGACTACCGCCTCGACGAGCCCGACGTACTTGGGCGCAGCCACTACGAGGTGTTTCCCGAAACCCCTGATGCGTGGAAGGCCGTCCACCAGCGATGCCTCGCGGGGGCCGTGGAAAGCAACGACGGCGAGGCCTTCGTGCGCGCCGACGGACGGATCGACTGGGTCCGGTGGGAGGTCCGCCCCTGGACCGATGTCGAAGGCGAGATCGGCGGCCTGGTCATGTACACCGAGGTCATCACCGATGAGGTCGAGCTTGCGCAGGCCCGCCGCGAGAGCGAACAGCGTTTCGAGGCGATCTTCCATTCGATGTTCCAGTTCATCGGGCTGATGAAACCTGATGGGACGCTGCTGGAGGCGAACACAACTGCGCTAGCCTTCGCAGACCTGAACCCCGAGGACGTGGTCGGGAAGCCGTTCTGGGAGTGCCACTGGTGGACCGTCTCTGAGGAGACGCAGTCTTATCTGCGGGACCAGATCGCCCGCGCCGCGCAGGGCGAGTTCGTCCGCTACAACGCCGAGGTTCTCGGCACCGAAGGCCACACGGCCGTCATCGACTTCTCGATCAAGCCCGTCCTGGACGAGCACGGCGACGTCGTCATGCTCATTTCAGAGGGCCGCGACGTGACCGAGCAAGTGCAGACGCGCACCGCGCTCGAAACCAGCCAGCGCCGCCTCCGCACCGTCCTCGACAACATCCCGATGGTGCTCTTCGCCACGGACGCCGAGGGGGTCGTCACGCTCTCCGACGGCAGCGGCCTCACCAAGCTCGGCATGACGCCTGGTGAGATCGAGGGGCAGAACGTGTTCGATCTCTACGCCGCGAGCGAGACCGTTGCCGATGGCCTTCACCGAGTGCTAGCGGGCGCTCCCACGCAGTACACCTCCGAGATCGGCCCGCTCGTCTACGAGACCTACGGGGTGCCCACCTTCGACGACGAGGGCGCCGTGAACGGCATGCTCGGCGTGGGCCTCGACATCACCGACCGCGCCGCGGCGGAGCGCAACCTCCAGGAGCGCGCCGACCGCTCAATGTTGCTCTACGACATCGCCGCCCGCGACGGCCTGCCCTACGACGACCACATCCGCTACGCGCTCGCCGAGACCACCCGCATGCTCGGCCTCGACTATAGCCTCGTCAGCCGGGTCGAAGGGGTACCAGGTGACCCCGACGCGCTCTACACCGTAGACATGAGCTTCGCCCGCCAGGGCGGTGCCCACCCGCCAGGCACTCAATTTTCGCTCCAGGACACCTACGGCCGTTTCGTCTGGGACAACGACGACACCGTTGCCACCATCACGCACATGGGTGAGTCGGAGCACCGGGAGGCGGCGTGTTATGCCAAGTTCGGCCTTGAAGCTTTCATCGGCATCACGGTCTCGGTCGGGAACCGGCCCTACGGGACCCTCAGCTTCTCCTCGACCACGCCGCGCCCCGGCGGTTTCTCCGAGGCCGACCGGGACCTCGTGCAGATGCTGGCGCAGTGGATTGGGGTGCTCGTGGAGCAGCGCGAGGCCGAGCGCATCCTGCTCGACGCCCGCGACCGCGCCCAGGCGGCCAACCGCGCCAAGAGCGCCTTCCTGGCAGCCATGAGCCACGAGATCCGCACGCCGATGAACAGCGTGATCGGCTTCGCCGAGTTGCTGGGCATGACGGAGCTCACGCCGCAGCAGCACGGCTATGTGGACCGCATCATGCGCTCCGGCGAGCACCTGCTCGGGCTCATCGAGGACCTACTCGACTTCTCGAAGATCGAAGCGGGCGAGATGCAGCTGGCCCAGGAGCCCTTCGCGCTCGAACCCGTCGTCCGCGGCGTGCTCGAAGCCCTCGCGCCGCAGGCCGCGGGCAAGCAGCTCGACCTCGCCTACGACCTGGACGACACCGTCCCCTCGCGCCTCGTTGGCGACGAGCGGCGCTTCCAGCAGGTGCTCATCAACCTCGTCGGCAACGCGATCAAGTTCACCGAGGAAGGCCGCGTCGAGGTAGAAGTCACCACGGAGGACGACGGCCCCGACACCCGCCTGCTGATCCACGTCCGCGACACCGGCATCGGCATGGACGCCGACGTGCAGGCGCGCATCTTCAAAGCCTTCACCCAGGCGGACCTCTCAACGACGCGCCGCTTTGGCGGGACGGGGCTTGGGCTGGCCATCTCGGGCCGCCTCGCCACGCTCATGCACGGCACCATCCAGGTAGCGAGCACGCCTGACGTCGGCTCCACGTTCACGCTCAATATCCCGCTGCGCCCTGCCTACACGACCCGCCGTGTGGTGGTTGGCGCGTCCCAGACGCCGCTCGCGGGCCACACGGTGCTGCTCGTGGACGACGAGGACGAGAGCCGCGCTATCCTCGCCGAGCACCTCGAACAGTGGGGCATGAAGGTCTTTGCGGTCACCAACTCCGACGAGGCGCTGCGCCTGCTCCTGGACGGCTACGCCTTCGACATCGGCGTCCTGGACATGATGCTGCCAGGGACGACGGGCCTCGACCTCGCACGCGTGATCCGCACGACGCCGACCGGCGGGGCGCTCCCCCTCGTGGTGGTGAGCTCAGCGCTGGAGCGCGTCCACGCGCCGGGCCTGGTGGACGCGGTGCTGCTCAAGCCACTCGACTGGCGCGTGCTCTACGAGCGCCTCGTGCAGGCCCTCGAACGCCAGCGCATGCGCACCAATGCCCCGTCTTTCCAAGCCGTCACGAACGCGCCAGCTCCGGACGCCAGCCCGCCTCGCCTACGCGTCCTGGTGGCGGAGGACCAGCCCGACAACCAGTTCGTAGTCCTCAACATGCTACAGATGCTCGGCGTGGACGTGGTCGTCGCCAACGATGGCATCGAGGCCGTGGAGCAGGTCGAGCAGCACGTGTTCGATGTCGTGCTCATGGACGTCCAGATGCCGCGGCTGGACGGCGTCGAGGCGACGCGTCGCATCCGCACGCAGATTGCGCCCGACCACCAGCCCCGCATCATTGCGCTCACGGCGCACGCCCTCGCCGAGGAGCGTCGCCGCTGCATGGACGCAGGGATGGACGGCTTCATCACGAAGCCTTTCTCCTTCGAGCAGCTTGCCGCAGAGTTGCGGCTCGGCGCACTCGGTGGCACTACGGTGGGCCGCGCCTGA
- a CDS encoding DinB family protein: protein MLPPLQRRYDALERRRRSALTTLRPLAPAVRQRKPASEAWSLNELVHHLVLVDEGLVRSIRYYLDRPPCQPAASAPFKVLAMRAFFALPTRVRIPAQVAVITPSDTPDFETLAADWSAARAGLGSMLEAVPAGRLKAVAFKHPLGGRMSLLDAVAFIGWHQDHHRRQLRRTLAAVTEGAASAE, encoded by the coding sequence ATGCTTCCGCCCCTCCAGCGCCGCTACGATGCCCTTGAGCGCCGCCGCCGGTCCGCGCTCACCACGCTGCGTCCGCTCGCCCCCGCTGTACGGCAGCGCAAGCCCGCGTCCGAGGCATGGTCGCTCAACGAGTTGGTGCATCACCTCGTGCTCGTGGATGAGGGCCTGGTGCGCTCGATCCGCTACTACCTCGACCGGCCGCCGTGCCAGCCCGCCGCGTCCGCGCCGTTCAAGGTGCTCGCGATGCGCGCCTTCTTCGCGCTGCCCACACGCGTGCGCATCCCCGCCCAAGTGGCGGTCATCACGCCCAGCGACACGCCCGATTTCGAGACGCTGGCGGCTGACTGGAGCGCCGCGCGTGCAGGCCTGGGGAGCATGCTGGAGGCCGTGCCAGCCGGGCGGCTGAAGGCCGTGGCGTTCAAGCACCCGCTCGGCGGGCGGATGTCGCTGCTCGACGCGGTGGCGTTCATTGGGTGGCACCAGGATCACCACCGGAGGCAGCTGCGTCGGACGCTCGCCGCCGTGACGGAGGGGGCGGCTTCGGCGGAGTAG
- the coaE gene encoding dephospho-CoA kinase (Dephospho-CoA kinase (CoaE) performs the final step in coenzyme A biosynthesis.) — translation MISLGITGGIGSGKSAAVARLAAKPGVRTLLADGLAKRLMQEDAALRADLIAAFGPQTYDADGRLNRAWLAQQVFGDDTRLAQLNALVHPRVRAAFLDARAEAEADGVRLYVYEAALLFETDAGQHLDAVAVVDAPAETRIARVLARDGVTRAQVEARMQHQLAPETLRARADYVLHNGGTLDALHAQVDALYARLLDAATTEEGREDAAV, via the coding sequence ATGATCTCTCTCGGCATCACTGGCGGCATTGGCAGCGGCAAGTCGGCGGCAGTGGCGCGGCTGGCAGCGAAGCCGGGCGTGCGCACGCTTTTGGCCGACGGCCTCGCCAAGCGGCTCATGCAAGAGGACGCTGCGCTGCGGGCCGACCTCATCGCGGCGTTTGGGCCGCAGACCTACGACGCAGACGGTCGCCTCAACCGGGCCTGGCTTGCCCAGCAGGTCTTCGGCGACGACACCCGGCTGGCCCAACTCAACGCGCTGGTGCACCCGCGCGTTCGCGCGGCCTTTCTCGACGCCCGGGCCGAGGCCGAAGCGGACGGCGTGCGGCTGTACGTCTACGAGGCGGCGCTCCTCTTCGAAACCGATGCCGGACAGCACCTCGATGCTGTTGCGGTCGTGGACGCCCCGGCGGAAACCCGGATAGCGCGAGTGCTCGCGCGCGACGGCGTGACGCGGGCGCAGGTCGAGGCGCGGATGCAGCACCAGCTTGCTCCTGAGACCCTGCGGGCGCGCGCTGACTACGTGCTCCACAACGGCGGCACGCTCGATGCTCTCCACGCCCAGGTGGACGCGCTCTACGCCCGCCTCCTCGACGCAGCCACCACTGAGGAGGGGCGTGAGGATGCAGCCGTGTGA
- a CDS encoding SDR family NAD(P)-dependent oxidoreductase, whose protein sequence is MTLTDRVAVVTGASRGIGLACAEAFLDAGMQVYALARSTDDLEAHRERLGERLHPVRCDVTDVASVDAAFAQIDVESSRCDVLVNNAGLGKFGPVDDLPLDAWNVQIETNLNGVFYCTRRAVPLMKRQFEATSTDDAPGYGGHIIHIASVAGLVGNPQLAAYNATKFGLRGFAEATMKELRPHGIRTTCIYPGSVDTHFGDVAGITMSPNAMKPEDIAASVLHAVQMPVRTLVSEIVLRPLRVGK, encoded by the coding sequence ATGACCCTGACTGATCGTGTAGCCGTTGTGACTGGAGCCAGCCGAGGCATCGGCCTCGCCTGCGCCGAGGCGTTCCTCGACGCTGGGATGCAGGTCTACGCCCTCGCGCGCTCCACCGACGACCTCGAAGCCCACCGCGAGCGTCTCGGCGAGCGCCTGCACCCGGTCCGCTGCGACGTCACCGACGTGGCGAGCGTGGACGCCGCCTTCGCACAGATCGACGTGGAGTCCAGCCGCTGCGACGTGCTCGTCAACAACGCCGGGCTTGGCAAATTCGGCCCCGTCGACGACCTCCCGCTCGACGCGTGGAACGTGCAGATCGAGACGAACCTCAACGGGGTGTTCTACTGCACCCGCCGCGCCGTGCCGCTGATGAAGCGCCAGTTCGAGGCAACCTCGACGGACGACGCGCCCGGCTACGGAGGCCACATCATCCACATTGCCTCGGTAGCAGGGCTGGTCGGCAACCCGCAGCTTGCGGCCTACAACGCGACCAAGTTCGGCCTGCGTGGCTTCGCGGAGGCGACGATGAAGGAACTCCGCCCCCACGGTATCCGCACGACGTGCATCTACCCCGGCTCGGTGGACACGCACTTCGGCGACGTGGCCGGCATCACGATGAGCCCGAACGCGATGAAGCCGGAGGACATCGCCGCGAGCGTGCTGCACGCCGTGCAGATGCCGGTGCGTACGCTCGTCTCCGAGATCGTGCTGCGCCCGCTCCGCGTCGGGAAGTAG
- a CDS encoding NFACT family protein: MTTSYYTLRALARLWNGDLAGARLLDAYSQNRAELTLVIAPEEAEDADAWTLHLLLGAERGAFRSGGTHRARRNSVTLFEDALGRIVTGVRVAERDRFLYFDLDDGTRLAVLLFGPRPNVLWIDGDEAGEDAPTVRTAFLRDDALRSTAAPSPRPAPAVATFDAFEARWTTQRKTVSSALARTMPLFGALLAAEATHRAGLDADAAPDTLDEADRRALFEAARALDSELHGDALAPHVYWTTNDARDEATAFSLVPMQHLVHRAGTHRADTYRAEAFDTIDRALRVYVRRRLGQRRFRTLFNPVEKALVAAYERRARSAEAMLDELAAPSRADRHEAFGHLLMAQATHLAPGHEEIVLPDLLTDGAPVTIPLDPARTGIENAQRYYDRARRTRQARAHAEDRWQHVQDEAEEAASLLADLRSQERVADLERFLKDRKTDLEPFTGREAVGEERLPYRRFPLPGGYEAWVGKNAKSNAELTTRHARPFDLWLHARGVPGSHVVVRVRGRDDRPGAPVIEAAAALAAQYSDARGGSLVPVIVTEKKYVRPIKGGGPGLVRVDREEVVMVYL; this comes from the coding sequence GTGACGACTAGCTACTACACGCTTCGAGCGCTGGCGCGCCTCTGGAACGGCGACCTCGCAGGCGCTCGGCTCCTCGACGCCTACTCGCAGAACCGCGCCGAACTGACGCTGGTGATCGCTCCTGAGGAGGCGGAGGATGCCGACGCCTGGACGCTGCACCTGCTGCTCGGCGCGGAGCGCGGGGCGTTTCGCTCGGGGGGTACTCACCGCGCTCGCCGCAATAGCGTCACGCTCTTCGAAGACGCACTCGGCCGCATCGTGACCGGCGTGCGCGTCGCCGAGCGCGACCGGTTTCTCTACTTCGACCTCGACGATGGGACGCGCTTGGCGGTACTGCTCTTCGGCCCGCGCCCCAACGTGCTCTGGATCGACGGAGACGAGGCGGGCGAGGATGCGCCGACCGTTCGCACCGCCTTTCTGCGCGACGACGCACTACGCAGCACGGCGGCCCCATCGCCGCGCCCGGCTCCGGCAGTCGCCACGTTCGACGCCTTCGAGGCACGCTGGACGACGCAGCGCAAGACCGTGTCGTCGGCGCTCGCCCGCACGATGCCGCTCTTTGGCGCGCTGCTCGCCGCCGAGGCCACGCACCGCGCCGGGCTCGACGCGGACGCTGCGCCCGACACGCTCGACGAGGCTGACCGCCGTGCGCTCTTCGAGGCGGCCCGCGCCCTCGACAGCGAACTGCACGGCGACGCCCTCGCGCCGCACGTCTACTGGACGACGAACGACGCTCGCGATGAGGCCACGGCGTTCTCGCTCGTCCCGATGCAGCATCTCGTCCATCGCGCTGGCACCCATCGCGCCGACACCTATCGCGCTGAGGCATTCGACACGATCGACCGAGCGCTGCGCGTCTACGTCCGGCGGCGGCTCGGGCAGCGGCGCTTCCGTACGCTCTTCAATCCTGTCGAGAAAGCACTCGTGGCCGCCTACGAGCGCCGTGCCCGGAGCGCCGAGGCTATGCTCGACGAACTCGCCGCGCCGAGCCGCGCCGACCGCCACGAGGCCTTCGGCCACCTGCTCATGGCACAGGCCACGCACCTCGCCCCTGGTCACGAGGAGATCGTGCTCCCCGACCTCCTCACCGACGGCGCGCCTGTCACGATCCCGCTCGACCCAGCGCGGACCGGCATCGAGAACGCGCAGCGCTACTACGACCGGGCTCGCCGCACCCGGCAGGCGCGCGCCCACGCCGAGGACCGCTGGCAGCACGTCCAGGACGAAGCCGAAGAGGCTGCATCGCTCCTCGCTGACCTGCGCAGCCAGGAACGCGTCGCTGACCTCGAACGCTTTCTCAAAGACCGCAAGACCGACCTCGAACCGTTCACCGGCCGCGAGGCCGTCGGCGAAGAGCGGCTGCCCTACCGGCGCTTTCCGCTGCCCGGCGGCTACGAGGCGTGGGTCGGCAAAAACGCCAAGTCCAACGCCGAACTCACGACCCGGCACGCGCGCCCCTTCGACCTGTGGCTGCACGCGCGAGGCGTCCCCGGCTCTCACGTGGTCGTGCGGGTGCGCGGGCGCGACGACCGGCCAGGGGCACCCGTCATCGAGGCGGCGGCGGCGCTCGCGGCGCAGTACAGCGACGCCCGGGGGGGCAGCCTCGTACCGGTAATCGTGACCGAGAAGAAGTATGTGCGACCCATTAAAGGGGGTGGGCCAGGACTCGTCAGGGTAGATCGAGAAGAAGTCGTTATGGTCTATCTCTGA